The Ailuropoda melanoleuca isolate Jingjing chromosome 4, ASM200744v2, whole genome shotgun sequence region CGAATTTTAATCTCAAACAGCTTCACGGTCTGAGGATGACATATTTGAAGACTGCCATAATAGCAGCACTGATAACGCCAGAGATGGGGACGGTAACAAACCAGGCCATAAATATGTTGCGGAAGAGTCGCCAGTCAACAGCCTTTTTGGATCGGAGCCAGCCAACGGATACAACAGAGCCCACCTAGCAGAGAAAAGGGATCAAGGAAACTGGTTTATAAAAGCCAATGGTATTTTGGTAACAGACACATGATCTTACATAGGTAAGGAGCCCCAAACTGCTGATGAAACTGATTCCATGAAAGGAGGTTTCTAACAGGATAAGAAGCAGATTACTCGTGGGAAGAGGAAGGCAATATAAAAGTCCAGTCACTACATCTGTGGTAATTGGGGTAAAATACAAGAATGAGAAcacttccggggcgcctgggtggcacagcggttaagcgtctgccttcggctcagggcgtgatcccggcgttatgggatcgagccccacgtcaggctcctctgctatgagcctgcttcttcctctccctctccccctgcttgtgttccctctctcgctggctgtctctatctctgtcgaataaataataaaatctttaaaaaaaaaaaaaaaaagaatgagaacacttcctttctgtctcctgagctactggcatttttttttttagaagattttatttatttatttgacagagagagacacagccagagagagagggaacacaagcagggggagtgggagaggaagaagcaggctcccagtggaggagcctgataccgAGCTCGATTCcattaacgccaggatcacgccctgagccaaaggcagacgcttaacgactgagccacccaggtacccctgagcTACTGGCATTCTAATCAACTGCTTTAATAATGAACTGTTTTAATATATTAAGTTTCaggttttccaaacaccattttaGAGGACAGATATAGACTTCACAGCCAATCACCTGGAGATACCTAGAAGAAAAAGGATGACTCACAGGCTCCATGATGAACCAACTAAAATTGCCTTAAGGGagccagtttcttcctttttctatagTTATTACATGGCCATCAGGCAACTTCAGAATTCAACAAGATTCTCAGTACTTCAATTCTGAGGCTATGAATATGCGCCTTCTATAAATAACGCTGCCCTTCAACAGCCCAACATGCCTCACAGACGGGCTAACTATATGTAAAAGGACTTTTGCCATCATTTGGTGAGAACATACATTATTGGCTTAAGTAAGAGTACTAGACCCAAGGAATTGTAAACTGTAAGCCTTCACATTATTGCAGTCATTTGTCCTAAATCTGTGAACTCTTCAAGACTCCGACTGCATAAAACTTTCTAAACCACAGTATCACACTTAAAAACAAACCTCTCCATATTACTAGAATCATTCAATAGACACAGTACGTATACATTACACTTACTTTACAATGTGTTGTACTGATGGGAAGACCAATATTTGATGCAATTACCACCGTGAGGGCAGATGCCAGTTCAATACTGAAGCCACTGTAGACATAAGAACATTACTTGTCAAGAATGGAAGCTCATTTTTTATAAGCTAACATCACCCCAAAGTTAACACAATCTTACTACGCTCTATTCAGTGACAAAACCTTCACTAACATCTTTAATTTGCTATAGCTCCTGAAAtctgttttaagatttcatttattcattattcatttgagagaaagagagcacaagtggaggagtgggaagaggaagtgggagagggagaagcagactccccactgagccggcagcccaatgtggggctggatcacgacctgagcagaaggccgaccttaaccatctgagccacccaggcacccctgaaatctACTTTAAATCAGGCCCTCTTCCATCTTCTCTAACATTTTGGGGTTTTAAGGGTTTCTAGAAGCCCATTACTAAAGTTTACACTTCTATTTTGAAGAATTTAATAAACATCAGTCTCAGCTatcaagtaaaaacaaacaaagaacaagCATACAGAGCTAttcactccacacacacacacctttctcaGAAAAGCTGTATTATTAAGAGACCACTGGAGATGAATATTTGACCAAAATTATGTTTAAGGGCCAGACAACATGTAAAATCAAAAAATTTCACAACGATGAGAGTAACGTCAGGAACTTATACAAGCTCGGGATACACTAGCTGAAAATTTGTGTGGTAACACTACACGGTATTATGTATCCTAAGAAAATGAGCATTAGCCTAAGACTTGCTTTGCCAACTTACCTAGAAGGTGTGATTGGTGTGAGATCTTTCCCCATGGTCTGGATAActctccttccccaaacccaCAGACCAATACAAATACCAACTCCACCATAGAGCAGAAGCCATATTGGTGTTGCTACTTTTGGAGAAACATCTCCTGTGTCATAAACCAGATACAAGGCAACAAGAGGACCGATGGCATTGCTGAAAGATAAAAGAGGACAAAGATGATTTTTCAGGCAGAACTAGAACTTGGCAAGATCATTTGCTAAATGACCTACTagataatttaaaacaaagctGTCAAGCTCATTTAAGCAAACAATCTttcaacagaaataaatggaatccCAACAtacatagaagaaaatgaaagctattCTCAGAGAAGAATCCCATGCATTTGGTGGCCTATCTTCCAACAGGTAGCCTAGAACAACTCAGGTTCCAATGACCAGTTTACAAACCACAGAACTAAGGCCGACAACCTCCAAATTCATTCCCTAGGGCACAGATTTTTAAGCTTTTCATCTCAGTATTCACAGAATTTACTATCACAGAACTGGATCCTATCTTGATAGACAAGACCTCTCCATGAAGAATACCTGTGTTTATCACCTACAGAAACATTCTTTGTAATTTCtcgagaggaaaaaaaaaatttttttaaacattctttgtaATCTAtctctaaaggaaaaacaaaaaaaaaatttttttttagattttaagtaatctctacacccaactcggggctcaaacttacaactgagatcaagagttgaatgttccactgactgagccagtcaggcaccgctctaagaaaaattttattgcCTGTTATTAAGTCAATAACTGCTATTACCTCATCCTCTCTAGCTTATTCGTGTCCCCATGGGGGGTATGGCACCAAAGCCACAAGCATAGCCTTATAAAAGGAATAAGGTGGTACAAAAATAGAAAGCGTGATGCTGAGATTCCAAGTCAACTGACCTGACGTCATTTCCACCATGGGCGAATGACCCAAAGCAGGCTGTAAGGATCTGCAGGAACTGGAAGAGGAGAGACACCTCTGGTTTATCCTGGTCATACCATTCTTCTAGAGAGCCGCTACTTCCTTTTCTGTCACCCAGACCCATCTCTGCCTTGACACTCATGTCCATCTCGGATGCTGAGTGAATGTCAGACACAGCATTGCAGTAACTGGTGTAACTGTCCATTCGAATTCGCTTCTTGCTGTCTGCATTAGGCCATGTCAGcttctccatttcttcacctttctGTTCACCTTCTTTGGCACGGAATGAATCCAGAGGCATGCCACAGATTGCCATGGTGTAGGAAGTATAGCTATTATTGCGCCTCAAGGGTTTGTCGCCAGAGTCTCCCATGCAGTCGCCCACCTTGGCAAGATGTAATTTATGGAGCAGCTCTTTGTATAAGCCAGAATCTTTATGCACGGTGTGATACTGATAGTGCCCACTGGAGTTTATCTGGTTACTGACGGCTTGATTGAACTGAACAAGGTTCCCATTAGGCAACTGCACCGCCCCTGGCCAAGACCAAAACAGTAACATTAAAAACAGCATCAGGTCCAAACAGTgagccccctccccaacacaggtaacaaaataaaactcttatttCCCCCACTGAAGAAACTCCACTCACCATTCATGGTGCTGTCTATGCTGGTTTCCTCTTTCAGATCCACGCTGGGAAGCCTCTCGCGCTCTGGAGCTTCCTCTAAGTCTCCAAGTTTGAATGAGACTGTTCTCTCCTCCACCACAGCCCGGAGGGGCACAGTGGCAGATCCTACCTCAGAAACAGGATTCCTGGTTTCAATATCACTGAGAGACAACTTTGTTTCTTCGTGATCTTCTTTcaagctattctttttttccattaaaggGCTTTCAGAAGGACTAGACTTTATTTCTCCTAGaaaaaaaggggtttttttttttttggtttggttttgaccAAACTAACTCATTCCacatcttccctctcccccacctcaaaaaaatccatctcAAAGTAATATATTTCAGTGAGAGTTCAGGATGATTTTCCCTGTCTGCTTCACTTGCCATATCTTTCCTTTGGGAAGAAATCAGCAATGTTTCAGACGCCACAAACTTTTTCAGTAAAGGGCGAGACAGTAAAATGTTTAAGGTTTTATGGGCTCTGTTGTGTATTCTTCTCCTTCATAAAACAAAGGTTTTGATTTTACAAGAATAAGAACTATTCCTAGCTCCCTGCTGACCCATTCTGAGGTAAAAGGTACCTCAAGCATGAGGTGGACAGATTGAAAATTTACAATGCATCTaattcatgttctttttaaaaaaggaatgccCCAAATTTCAGTTCAGAAGTTCAAGCAAAGGAACACAGCTCAATACAGGCAACTAAAGATGACAACTTGAATTCCCATCTCTGTAAAACAGACATGTGCTTTAATGTTCCGCCTTATGGTTCTAAATGCCATGACTAGGCAGGAATATCTTCCGCCCAGTCTACCAATGCCCAGTACGTTTACACGTTCATTCAGGCAGCACAACCATGCTATAGACTATAAAACACTAGCAAGACTTGTCTTCTCTTCTCCCAGACTGGGGGAAAAATGAGGTCAGGAAGTCACGCAAGCCTCATTCCCACTGTGCGCACAGCACAAGCAGACTAGCACAGACCAGAGCCTCTCAGATTTAAATCTGTTAAATCTGCGTCAGTTGCATGACGCAGCACTCTTCCTAGTGGCCCTGCAGTGTGTGCATTCCTCCACTTCCCAGTGGCAAATGAAATCACTAAGCAAGCATTTGCAGATGAAAAGGGCAGAAAAAGATTACTTTAACAGATCTCAGCCAGTAAGGAAACGAATACAAGATTTAAATGAGAGtgacactggggcgcctgggtggcacagcggttaagcgtctgccttcggctcagggcgtgagcccggcgttatgggatcgagccccacatcaggctcctctgctatgagcctgcttcttcctctcccactcccctgcttgtgttccctctctcgctggctgtctctatctctgtcgaataaataaataaaatctttaaaaaaaaataaaaaaataggggcgcctgggtggcacagcggttaagcttctgccttcggctcagggcgtgatcctggcgttatgggatcgagccccacatcaggctcttccactatgagcctgcttcttcctctcctactccccctgcttgtgttccctctctcgctggctgtctctatcgaataaataaataaaatcttaaaaaaaataaaaataaaaaataaaaaaataaaaaaataaaaaataaaaaaataaatgagagtgaCACTAACAAAATTTACTCCATATTTAATGACACTCTAAATGGTCTAAATGATTCCTTCACATTAACACTGGAAAATATCTACCTCTAGAATTTGTGCGACAATTATGAGAATTAACCAAATCTAAAGTTAGATATAAATATGTGACTTAGCTTTGCAGGTCTAAATCTGAAGTTACACATATATGTAGTTAGGAGAAAGTTCTCTCCTTGAAAATACTTTGTACCTGCCCCTTATTACACATTAAGATAACCTCACAATTCCCAAGTAATGTTAAGCTACTTCTCTGTGTATTTCTGTCACCAGCAACTGATGTCGAGGTAGATTAAATGACCAGTTTGCCCCCAATATATGTCAATGATTCCTTATGAGTAGGCCTCAGGTCATTTCAAGTCAATAAAACCGTAGTTTGGACAATAAACCCATCTCCTgaaatctcttttaaatttttgacttTGTCAATCTATCCAAATAGCGGATTTTTATTAAGTGATCACACAAAAAACAAGCACATTGCTAGTTAAAATGTTCTGCTATAATTTGTTACTTACGTTCgatttttctcttcatcctgGGACATACAAAGAACCAGACGATAAGGGCACAGAAAACTGCACATCCCACCGAGATGAGGATGGTGCCCCACAGAGGAAGTTTGTCAAAGCCCAGCACTAGGAAATAAAATGGTGCATCTTGAAAACCCCAGGGCAACAGCCCCCTGCAACAATGTGTAAACCCTCCTCTGGGGACTCGGGGGTTCCCCAAGCCAGCCCATCACCCTTTATAACTGCTGCCAGCCTTAGGTCCACAGGGTTTTTATTGTGCTCATGACTACACAAATTCAGGAGGGGAGAAAAATCCCATGGTCATCTGAAACCCACAACTCCACCTCTGGCCCACTCTCCACACCTGCTAGATTCAAGTCTCCCCAACTCCTTCAAaaacttgcttttttcctttcttacttagAAGGTAATAAGGATCACTATACTCTGAGGATCTGCAACTAGctatgaaaaaaatggaagcgctccactcccagcctccagatgGTAGCTGCCACACATTATGTTTGCACATACAgattttgatgttaaaaaaagagaggggccCCAAGAGTCATATTTGTCATTCTGACAGAATTCTCTGTGGAAGTTATCACATCCATTGTTATTACCCTCCAGTAAAATCCTTTAACAAGATTATCTCTTAGGAGACATTATCAAACTAAGATATAGAAAATCAGAATATTATCTATCAAAAGATAAGAATAGTTCAAAGGGCTATCTTTCACAAGAAGAAAATAGTTTAGTGGTAATTTCATTAACAGCCATATCTTAGAGACTTGCCTACTTTTCACCTGGCTTTGGGATCATTAATATCAGTCCTCATCTGCTTATCACTTAAATGCCAACAGGCTCCAAGCCACTAGCCTAGACTAATAACAGAAGCAAAGCACTACAGAATTCTATTTAAGCCTAAAAGACGTTATAACGCTCTATAATTCATCCAAGAATAGCGCAGCTACCTGCagttcttttgctttcttctgattAGGAATTAAAGtacttataaaatggaaaatctatTGCCCCCCcaatgattaatatttaaaaataagatataaattgTGGTCCCTTCAAAACTAAAGTTCTATAGTGACtataaatctttccattttaattcctATCAATTCTAACCATGTATTTGGTCACACAAACTAAAACATACATGAAATTTAATCAATCTCTATCACAATTTAAATTTGCCTGCGTTCCAAGTCAAAAAGGGGAAACGAAAAGggaaatttttcttataaatgatccgcaaagaacagaacaaaaatatcccaagttcctttttcaaaaatgaaagtttaaGTTTCTAATTTCACTGAACTATGAGCTTTACTGCTACCAGATAAAACATCAGTGCTTAGAGCCTCATGGGAGACTTTGGTTTAGCACAAAGAAAGAACTCAATTTAAAACAGAACGAAATGTAGCATGGAAGCTTTTCTTTGCCCGTACCATTTGGAAAGGAGTCTAGCATCCCCTAAGTAAGATCAATATTCTCATAAAGTTGTCCATTCTCTTTCCTAATTATTCCAGGAATAAAGACAAGGTTAAAAATACTTAGCTAATTCCATTTTTGGTCAGTGACTTATTACTTCAGTGAAGTTTAAGAAGCAAGTTACAGTCCATTAGTCAGAAAAGTAATCAATTTAGTGGGCCCCAATGAGCATTAAAAAAGCTAGAGAATTATCTGAAAATATGAGTGCACAGCACATAGTAACATAAGTAGCTTCAAAATACTAttctggttttccttcctctctttctctacaTGGGAGTCTTGGGCAGCAATGTACAATGTATTTTTTCCAGTGGGTCACAGTCAAA contains the following coding sequences:
- the SLC20A1 gene encoding sodium-dependent phosphate transporter 1 produces the protein MAATVTTLATSTIAATAASGPLVDYLWMLILGFIIAFVLAFSVGANDVANSFGTAVGSGVVTLKQACILASIFETVGSVLLGAKVSETIRKGLIDVEMYNSTQQLLMAGSVSSMFGSAVWQLVASFLKLPISGTHCIVGATIGFSLVAKGQEGVKWSELIKIVMSWFISPLLSGIMSGILFFLVRAFILRKADPVPNGLRALPVFYACTVGINLFSIMYTGAPLLGFDKLPLWGTILISVGCAVFCALIVWFFVCPRMKRKIEREIKSSPSESPLMEKKNSLKEDHEETKLSLSDIETRNPVSEVGSATVPLRAVVEERTVSFKLGDLEEAPERERLPSVDLKEETSIDSTMNGAVQLPNGNLVQFNQAVSNQINSSGHYQYHTVHKDSGLYKELLHKLHLAKVGDCMGDSGDKPLRRNNSYTSYTMAICGMPLDSFRAKEGEQKGEEMEKLTWPNADSKKRIRMDSYTSYCNAVSDIHSASEMDMSVKAEMGLGDRKGSSGSLEEWYDQDKPEVSLLFQFLQILTACFGSFAHGGNDVSNAIGPLVALYLVYDTGDVSPKVATPIWLLLYGGVGICIGLWVWGRRVIQTMGKDLTPITPSSGFSIELASALTVVIASNIGLPISTTHCKVGSVVSVGWLRSKKAVDWRLFRNIFMAWFVTVPISGVISAAIMAVFKYVILRP